In Vespula vulgaris chromosome 19, iyVesVulg1.1, whole genome shotgun sequence, a single genomic region encodes these proteins:
- the LOC127070737 gene encoding immunoglobulin-binding protein 1b isoform X1, which translates to MSEVKKDKASLTELFDNAFRLFNNINKTDEPTNTPKVQSDIRKAMNMFEDLTRFVSLVDMFSENETIDEVSTEHLKYLLLPALLGTLITKICGTDDRMHLVKVAEIYFVDFLKRVKAYGLTDINIPEPKSEEENSSTSSDRVKSNAEMITEMVSRRNTKLQRYKEQKELETSLDVLQKSMDNPNIDEETKREYFITLLKLYITQTIEELSSIAAEKPILEHMQKVGHSDTMTSHSSHKFKSSGSKLQPIIITRNELQKKVYGAGYPSLPVLTVQEFYDQRVKEGDWPDASLRNQINSRCLQDLSISDNNENNQEDKEDIQKEEKIETDDPQLLEQTRAMDEYKDMHRRGWGNRANRS; encoded by the exons atgtcagaagttaaaaaagataaagctTCCTTGACGGAATTATTTGACAATGCATTTCgattattcaataatattaataaaacagaCGAACCAACGAATACTCCAAAAGTAcag TCTGACATCAGGAAAGCAATGAATATGTTTGAAGATTTAACAAGATTCGTATCTCTAGTGGACATGTTTAGTGAAAATGAAACTATCGATGAAGTGTCAACGGAACATCTCAAATATCTTCTATTACCGGCTCTTCTTGGTACTCTCATCACTAAAATATGTGGTACTGATGACAGAATGCATCTTGTCAAAGTAGCAGAGATCTATTTTGTTGATTTTctaaaaagagtaaaagctTATGGACTCacagatataaatattccCGAACCTAAATCAGAGGAAGAAAATAGTAGCACATCCAGTGACAGAGTAAAAAGTAATGCTGAGATGATTACGGAAATG GTTTCTCGTAGAAATACAAAGTTGCAAAGATATAAGGAACAGAAAGAATTGGAAACATCTTTAGATGTTTTACAGAAAAGTATGGATAATCCAAATATCgatgaagaaacaaaaagggagTATTTTATTAcacttttgaaattatatataactcaAACAATTGAGGAATTAAGTTCAATAGCTGCAGAGAAACCTATATTGGAGCACATGCAGAAAGTGGGTCATTCAGATACAATGACATCTCATTCTTCGCATAAATTTAAATCATCTGGTAGTAAACTCCAACCAATTATCATTACTCGAAATGAGCTGCAAAAGAAAGTTTATGGTGCAGGATATCCAAGTCTTCCAGTATTAACAGTACAGGAATTTTATGATCAAAGAGTTAAGGAAGGAGA ttgGCCAGATGCTTCACTACGTAATCAAATAAACTCCAGATGTTTGCAAGATTTGTCAATtagtgataataatgaaaataaccaagaagataaagaagacattcaaaaggaagaaaagatagagacggATGACCCACAACTTTTAGAACAAACTCGTGCTATGGATGAATACAAGGATATGCATCGTAGAGGATGGGGAAATCGTGCAAACAGAAGTTAA
- the LOC127070737 gene encoding immunoglobulin-binding protein 1 isoform X2 — protein sequence MFSENETIDEVSTEHLKYLLLPALLGTLITKICGTDDRMHLVKVAEIYFVDFLKRVKAYGLTDINIPEPKSEEENSSTSSDRVKSNAEMITEMVSRRNTKLQRYKEQKELETSLDVLQKSMDNPNIDEETKREYFITLLKLYITQTIEELSSIAAEKPILEHMQKVGHSDTMTSHSSHKFKSSGSKLQPIIITRNELQKKVYGAGYPSLPVLTVQEFYDQRVKEGDWPDASLRNQINSRCLQDLSISDNNENNQEDKEDIQKEEKIETDDPQLLEQTRAMDEYKDMHRRGWGNRANRS from the exons ATGTTTAGTGAAAATGAAACTATCGATGAAGTGTCAACGGAACATCTCAAATATCTTCTATTACCGGCTCTTCTTGGTACTCTCATCACTAAAATATGTGGTACTGATGACAGAATGCATCTTGTCAAAGTAGCAGAGATCTATTTTGTTGATTTTctaaaaagagtaaaagctTATGGACTCacagatataaatattccCGAACCTAAATCAGAGGAAGAAAATAGTAGCACATCCAGTGACAGAGTAAAAAGTAATGCTGAGATGATTACGGAAATG GTTTCTCGTAGAAATACAAAGTTGCAAAGATATAAGGAACAGAAAGAATTGGAAACATCTTTAGATGTTTTACAGAAAAGTATGGATAATCCAAATATCgatgaagaaacaaaaagggagTATTTTATTAcacttttgaaattatatataactcaAACAATTGAGGAATTAAGTTCAATAGCTGCAGAGAAACCTATATTGGAGCACATGCAGAAAGTGGGTCATTCAGATACAATGACATCTCATTCTTCGCATAAATTTAAATCATCTGGTAGTAAACTCCAACCAATTATCATTACTCGAAATGAGCTGCAAAAGAAAGTTTATGGTGCAGGATATCCAAGTCTTCCAGTATTAACAGTACAGGAATTTTATGATCAAAGAGTTAAGGAAGGAGA ttgGCCAGATGCTTCACTACGTAATCAAATAAACTCCAGATGTTTGCAAGATTTGTCAATtagtgataataatgaaaataaccaagaagataaagaagacattcaaaaggaagaaaagatagagacggATGACCCACAACTTTTAGAACAAACTCGTGCTATGGATGAATACAAGGATATGCATCGTAGAGGATGGGGAAATCGTGCAAACAGAAGTTAA